In Mesorhizobium sp. 113-3-3, a genomic segment contains:
- a CDS encoding DUF1236 domain-containing protein: MKSLLFPAIAGMMTVMSGAAFADTAVSAVTDLNVRAGPGPQYPVIGVLAAGQSATLNGCIENSKWCTIAEAGGQGWVYSDYVTADFSGSRVILTQRPHGSSVAIVSPPEDIGNYSTDYTGAIVAGEPAEDAFPPPPAQVRTYVDTHRLDPVYLDGEVVTGATLPDTVELREIPDYNYRYVYVNGQPALIDPQTRRIMYVVR; encoded by the coding sequence ATGAAATCCCTATTGTTTCCCGCAATCGCCGGGATGATGACCGTGATGTCGGGCGCCGCCTTTGCCGACACCGCCGTCTCGGCCGTCACCGATCTCAACGTGCGCGCCGGGCCCGGTCCGCAATATCCTGTCATCGGCGTGCTCGCCGCCGGTCAGTCGGCAACGCTCAACGGCTGCATCGAAAACAGCAAATGGTGCACGATCGCCGAAGCCGGCGGCCAGGGCTGGGTCTATTCCGACTATGTGACGGCCGATTTCAGCGGCAGCCGCGTGATCCTGACGCAGCGCCCGCACGGCTCCAGCGTGGCGATCGTCTCACCGCCGGAAGACATCGGCAATTATTCGACCGACTATACCGGGGCGATCGTCGCCGGCGAGCCGGCCGAGGACGCCTTTCCGCCGCCTCCGGCCCAAGTGCGCACCTATGTCGATACGCATCGCCTCGACCCCGTCTATCTCGACGGCGAGGTGGTGACCGGCGCGACCCTGCCGGACACGGTCGAGCTGCGCGAAATTCCCGATTACAACTACCGCTATGTCTATGTGAACGGTCAGCCGGCGCTGATCGACCCGCAGACGCGGCGCATCATGTACGTGGTGCGTTGA